In the Astatotilapia calliptera chromosome 5, fAstCal1.2, whole genome shotgun sequence genome, one interval contains:
- the LOC113021733 gene encoding opioid growth factor receptor-like protein 1, whose amino-acid sequence MRVMSVLCRCCKVIMHWFGYNGIRSLWHWIVRHRNPLLFLLFPLVPLFRFLTYSKKDGNEPETSDDNTRLLRNSLDDEEKAISAGQKRTSDEDGVPVSKRAKSNQDNFQNDRVETADKNVSMVHPNESEMRTENAVDEGKKLTGPEEEEEEFDSTEYRVHTTDEFYCDYDSTWETDPNEESPPSRIRQSTNSNYYNFSRFERAARDMQNYRHDYPSQIKTQHRKKNTNDDKSNLNFYLGKKRSVPDGVSITEFHEQWHGDYESLEHVHTYIQWLFPLQEPGVNYEASTLTKEEITDFLNHSTAKQNLVKSYELMLDFYGIVLCDEKTGEVRRAKHWEERFDNLNSHTHNSLRITRILKCLGNLGYRHYQAPLVRFFLEETLVNGQLPNIRDSVLSYFMFAVLDKKKRRRLIKYAYLNYEPKDEFVWCPKKIQKLWSKQPKAAKEEAADSLESQEDTVISDSEAQEEENLSEDESCNNAEYESHEGEETFSHNED is encoded by the exons ATGAGGGTTATGTCGGTGCTGTGTCGCTGCTGTAAAGTAATAATGCATTGGTTTGGATACAATGGGATTCGCTCGCTTTGGCACTGGATAGTGCGCCACAGGAATCCTTTACTGTTCTTGCTTTTTCCACTGGTTCCACTGTTTAGatttttaacttattcaaaGAAAGACGGAAATGAGCCTGAAACAAGCGACGACAACACACGTCTACTCAGGAATTCACTTGACGATGAAGAGAAGGCTATTAGTGCCGGACAGAAGAGGACCTCAGACGAAGATGGGGTGCCCGTGAGCAAGCGAGCAAAGTCTAACCAAGATAACTTTCAAAATGATCGAGTTGAGACcgctgataaaaat GTTTCTATGGTACACCCAAATGAGTCTGAAATGCGCACGGAAAATGCAGTTGACGAAGGGAAGAAGCTGACAGGGccggaagaagaagaggaagagtttGACAGCACAGAGTATCGAGTTCACACTACGGATGAATTCTACTGCGACTATGATTCAACCTGGGAGACCGACCCGAATGAGGAGAGCCCACCGAGCAGGATCAGACAGTCAACAAACTCCAACTAT TACAACTTCAGCAGATTTGAACGTGCTGCGAGAGACATGCAGAACTACAGACATGACTACCCT AGCCAAATCAAGACACAGCACAGGAAGAAGAACACAAAT GATGACAAGTCTAATCTGAATTTCTACCTTGGAAAGAAACGATCGGTGCCAGATG GTGTCAGCATAACTGAGTTCCATGAACAATGGCATGGAGACTATGAAAGCCTTGAGCACGTGCACACATATATTCAGTG GTTGTTCCCACTGCAAGAACCAGGAGTGAACTATGAGGCCAGTACACTGACAAAGGAAGAAATTACG gattttcttaATCACAGCACTGCAAAGCAAAACCTGGTGAAGTCGTACGAGCTCATGTTGGACTTTTATGGTATCGTGTTGTGTGATGAAAAAACTGGAGAAGTCAGGAGAGCAAAGCACTGGGAAGAAAGATTTGACAACCTTAACAG tcacacacacaacagcctgCGCATCACTCGCATCCTGAAGTGTCTGGGAAACCTGGGTTACCGTCACTACCAAGCCCCTCTGGTCCGCTTCTTCCTGGAGGAGACTCTGGTCAACGGACAACTTCCAAACATCAGGGACAGCGTCCTCAGCTACTTTATGTTTGCTGTACTTGATAAGAAAAAGCGCAGACGTCTCATCAAGTATGCATATTTGAACTATGAGCCTAAAGATGAGTTTGTGTGGTGCccaaagaaaatccaaaaattGTGGTCAAAGCAGCCCAAGGCAGCAAAGGAAGAGGCCGCTGACTCTCTGGAGTCGCAGGAGGACACTGTGATTTCTGACAGTGAAGCACAAGAAGAGGAAAACCTGTCTGAAGATGAGTCGTGTAACAATGCAGAGTATGAGTCTCATGAGGGTGAAGAAACTTTCAGCCATAATGAAGATTGA